The Paraburkholderia sp. D15 genome has a segment encoding these proteins:
- a CDS encoding SDR family oxidoreductase codes for MDFGSYRVSTIVVTIAAVHWEIAMRVFVTGASGFIGQAVVKELIGAGHQVTGLARSDNAARKLAKLGAKAHAGSLHEPDALRAGAVSADGVIHLAFIHGPADIPLGRRLGLILGGSPLSIIGRFGAEITAADRRAIDALAGSLEGSGRPLVTVFGTMGMAPGQTATEDEEPDPRSPGWMRSQTEGAVKAWAKRGVRATMVRLAPSVHGDDDRGLVPRFIAAARRHKSSGYVGDGENRWSAVHCLDAAVLLRLALEEGRAGARYHGVAEEGIPFRQISEVIGRRLNLPAVRITPGEAARRLSWLAPFAAYDNPASSQRTREQLGWRPTHSDLLTDLDREAYFPA; via the coding sequence TTGGATTTCGGATCATATCGCGTCTCGACCATCGTCGTTACCATAGCCGCTGTTCATTGGGAGATCGCAATGCGGGTATTTGTCACCGGAGCGAGCGGCTTCATCGGGCAGGCCGTTGTAAAAGAGTTGATTGGCGCTGGCCACCAGGTCACCGGCCTCGCGCGTTCGGATAACGCCGCCCGGAAGCTGGCCAAACTTGGCGCGAAAGCTCATGCAGGCTCCCTGCATGAGCCAGACGCTCTGCGTGCCGGCGCGGTGTCGGCCGACGGCGTCATTCACCTAGCCTTCATCCACGGTCCTGCCGACATTCCGCTCGGGCGACGACTTGGCCTCATCCTCGGCGGCTCGCCGCTCAGCATTATCGGGCGATTCGGCGCGGAGATCACCGCCGCCGACCGTCGCGCGATCGATGCCCTGGCCGGCTCGTTGGAAGGATCGGGCCGGCCCCTCGTGACGGTGTTCGGCACCATGGGCATGGCTCCAGGGCAGACGGCGACGGAAGACGAGGAGCCTGACCCGCGCTCACCCGGTTGGATGCGCTCACAGACCGAAGGGGCCGTGAAGGCTTGGGCCAAGCGTGGCGTGCGAGCGACCATGGTCCGCCTCGCACCCTCCGTGCACGGCGATGACGATCGTGGTCTCGTCCCAAGATTCATCGCCGCTGCTCGCAGGCACAAGAGCTCGGGCTATGTCGGCGACGGGGAGAACCGGTGGAGTGCCGTCCATTGCCTCGATGCGGCCGTGCTGCTCCGACTGGCGCTAGAAGAAGGTCGCGCCGGCGCGCGATATCACGGGGTGGCCGAAGAGGGCATTCCTTTCCGTCAAATCTCCGAGGTCATCGGTCGGCGGTTGAACCTGCCCGCCGTAAGGATCACGCCTGGAGAGGCGGCCCGGCGTTTGAGCTGGCTTGCCCCCTTCGCCGCATACGATAACCCGGCCTCCAGCCAGCGAACCCGGGAACAGCTAGGATGGCGTCCGACCCATAGTGACCTGCTTACCGATTTGGACCGCGAGGCCTACTTCCCCGCGTAA
- a CDS encoding NAD(P)H-binding protein, giving the protein MYAITGATGQLGRLVIDALLETVPPDQIVAAVRSPVRAHDLAERGVVVREANYSRPETLATAFAGVDKVLLISSTEVAGRLPLHRAAVEAAQRAGVSLLAYTSMLRADTSPAGLAIEHRQTEEVIKAAGVPAVILRNGWYAENHLTALPAAIEHGAFIGAAKDGRFSSAARSDYAAAAAVVLSTEGHAGKTYELAADHAFTLKELAAEVSRQSGKTIVYNDLAQDAYAAVLKDIGLPADLAAILADADAAAARGALFDDSRALARLIGRPTVTLHKLIAAALPIMMSNIQTNAALHQTGA; this is encoded by the coding sequence ATGTATGCGATAACGGGTGCAACGGGACAGCTTGGCCGTTTGGTAATCGACGCGTTGCTGGAAACTGTTCCCCCCGATCAAATCGTCGCGGCGGTGCGCAGCCCTGTCAGAGCGCATGACCTTGCAGAGCGTGGCGTGGTGGTGCGAGAGGCCAATTACTCGCGGCCTGAAACGCTCGCGACCGCATTTGCCGGCGTCGACAAAGTGCTTCTCATCTCATCTACCGAAGTGGCAGGACGGCTGCCGTTGCATCGCGCGGCGGTCGAAGCGGCGCAACGCGCTGGCGTTTCGCTGCTCGCTTATACCAGCATGTTGCGCGCCGACACCTCGCCTGCCGGGCTAGCGATCGAGCATCGGCAGACGGAGGAGGTCATCAAGGCCGCCGGCGTTCCTGCCGTCATCCTCCGTAATGGCTGGTACGCCGAAAACCATCTAACGGCGCTCCCTGCGGCAATTGAGCACGGCGCTTTTATCGGCGCTGCGAAGGACGGCCGCTTTTCGTCTGCGGCGAGGAGCGACTATGCGGCAGCAGCGGCCGTGGTGCTCTCAACTGAAGGCCACGCGGGCAAAACATACGAGCTGGCCGCAGACCATGCGTTCACGCTCAAAGAACTCGCTGCCGAGGTCTCACGGCAATCGGGCAAAACCATCGTGTATAACGATCTTGCACAAGATGCGTACGCAGCCGTGCTGAAAGACATCGGCCTGCCCGCCGACCTTGCCGCAATTCTGGCCGACGCCGATGCTGCCGCCGCTCGTGGCGCATTGTTCGACGATAGCAGAGCGTTGGCCCGACTGATCGGCCGGCCTACGGTGACACTCCACAAGCTCATCGCCGCGGCTTTGCCGATAATGATGAGCAACATACAAACAAATGCCGCTCTCCATCAGACCGGCGCATGA
- a CDS encoding VIT1/CCC1 transporter family protein has protein sequence MASKQELKRYRSNLADELHGAAIYETLARVETDPARKQTFGELAASEQEHAKVWSDKLRANHQRFNSRPALKTMLMIGLVHTFGPRFVLPSLAAAEFADRNKYARSPETAQMSEDERHHASVVQRLVNDGKSEATKGAEIADAESWHNGVSSGNDLRAAVLGANDGLVSNFCLIMGVAGAGTPNKAILLTALAGIVAGSCSMALGEWLSVTNARELARTQIAKEADELEHTPEAEEHELRLIYRAKGLDNEEARRVAAQIMKDKDKALDALTREELGLDPAELGGNPWSAAAVSFCLFSAGAIFPAMPFLWPSGQSAIAQCIAFSVFALAAIGIFTSLFNGRSALFSAGRQVVIGLVAAAFTFGIGHLLGVSVS, from the coding sequence ATGGCATCAAAGCAAGAATTGAAGCGCTACCGGTCGAATCTCGCGGACGAGTTGCATGGCGCAGCAATCTACGAAACACTCGCGCGCGTTGAAACGGATCCCGCAAGAAAGCAAACATTTGGCGAATTAGCGGCGTCAGAGCAGGAACATGCGAAGGTTTGGTCCGACAAACTTCGGGCCAATCATCAGCGTTTCAACTCAAGACCAGCTTTGAAAACCATGCTGATGATAGGTCTTGTTCATACGTTCGGTCCGCGATTTGTCCTCCCGTCGCTTGCTGCAGCCGAATTTGCGGATCGAAACAAATACGCTCGCAGTCCGGAGACTGCACAGATGTCAGAGGACGAACGTCACCATGCGAGTGTGGTCCAGCGCCTGGTGAACGATGGCAAGTCGGAAGCGACAAAAGGAGCCGAAATCGCAGACGCCGAGTCGTGGCATAACGGCGTTTCGTCCGGCAACGACCTGCGAGCGGCGGTGCTCGGCGCTAACGACGGTCTGGTCTCGAATTTTTGCCTGATCATGGGGGTTGCTGGTGCCGGGACTCCGAACAAGGCAATCCTGCTGACAGCGCTTGCGGGAATCGTTGCGGGTTCCTGCTCGATGGCGCTTGGCGAGTGGTTGTCAGTAACGAACGCCCGGGAACTCGCGAGGACACAGATCGCGAAGGAGGCAGACGAGCTGGAACATACACCCGAGGCGGAAGAGCACGAACTTCGTCTGATATATCGGGCGAAAGGCCTGGACAATGAGGAAGCCCGTCGAGTCGCCGCCCAGATCATGAAAGACAAGGACAAGGCTCTTGACGCGCTTACGCGCGAAGAACTTGGGCTCGATCCGGCAGAGCTCGGGGGGAATCCGTGGTCGGCCGCAGCGGTTTCATTCTGCCTGTTTTCGGCCGGCGCAATATTTCCCGCGATGCCGTTCCTATGGCCGTCGGGCCAGTCGGCAATTGCTCAGTGCATTGCTTTCAGCGTGTTCGCGCTTGCGGCTATCGGAATCTTCACCTCGCTATTTAACGGTAGAAGCGCACTGTTTTCTGCGGGTCGTCAGGTCGTCATCGGCCTAGTCGCAGCTGCGTTCACTTTTGGAATCGGGCACCTCTTGGGCGTCTCCGTTTCATGA
- a CDS encoding arsenic transporter, translating into MNPIFLSWGIALAATAGVILRPFRWPEAIWAVTGALMLVALGLLPAHLAWQAVGKGTDVYLFLIGMMLLSELGRREGLFDWVAVHAVNFAKGSPRRLFLLIYIVGVVVTTFLSNDAAAVVLTPAVFAAAKKAQTKPLPLLYVCAFIANAASFVLPISNPANLVLYANHTPALGRWVARFALPSVLSIVATFVMLRWTQRTNLGDTCARDLLVEPLSTNGKLTLASMGVTAIALLVVSAFDLQLGLPTAILGILTALVVLIKERQSPVELVSEISWGVLPLVAGLFVLVEVLDHTGVIRELSAFLWQASQQNQPMTAAVSGLAIAFGSNAINNLPAGLIASATALQSHSPERVVDALLIGVDLGPNLSITGSLATILWLSSTRREGEDVSFMQFLKVGVVVMLPALVLSLGSRLLTGH; encoded by the coding sequence ATGAATCCAATTTTTCTCTCATGGGGCATTGCGCTCGCCGCGACTGCCGGCGTCATCTTGCGGCCGTTTCGCTGGCCCGAAGCGATCTGGGCCGTGACCGGCGCGCTGATGCTCGTCGCGCTCGGGCTCCTTCCAGCCCATCTTGCGTGGCAGGCGGTCGGCAAGGGCACGGACGTTTATCTGTTCCTTATCGGCATGATGCTGCTTTCGGAACTGGGACGTCGTGAAGGCCTGTTCGACTGGGTGGCGGTGCATGCCGTCAATTTTGCGAAGGGATCGCCTCGCAGGCTCTTTCTGCTGATCTATATCGTGGGCGTCGTCGTGACGACCTTTCTGTCGAACGATGCAGCTGCGGTGGTCCTCACGCCCGCAGTGTTTGCTGCCGCCAAAAAAGCGCAAACGAAGCCGCTTCCCTTGCTCTACGTCTGCGCGTTCATTGCGAACGCGGCGAGCTTCGTCCTGCCGATATCGAACCCTGCGAACCTCGTGCTCTATGCCAACCACACGCCGGCGCTCGGTCGTTGGGTCGCGCGCTTCGCGTTGCCTTCGGTGCTGTCGATCGTCGCCACTTTCGTGATGTTGCGCTGGACCCAGCGTACCAATCTCGGCGATACCTGCGCGCGCGACCTGCTGGTCGAACCACTCAGCACAAACGGCAAACTGACGCTGGCAAGCATGGGCGTGACGGCGATCGCACTGCTGGTCGTCTCGGCGTTCGATCTGCAACTCGGTCTGCCCACTGCGATTCTCGGCATTCTCACGGCGCTGGTCGTACTGATCAAGGAGCGCCAGTCACCCGTGGAGTTGGTCAGCGAAATATCCTGGGGCGTGTTGCCGCTCGTCGCGGGCCTTTTCGTGCTGGTCGAAGTGCTCGATCATACCGGCGTCATCCGAGAGCTCTCGGCGTTTCTGTGGCAAGCAAGCCAACAGAATCAGCCGATGACAGCAGCCGTATCCGGTCTCGCCATCGCGTTCGGAAGCAATGCGATCAACAACCTGCCTGCCGGACTGATCGCAAGCGCAACCGCTTTGCAGTCGCACAGTCCTGAGCGCGTCGTCGACGCACTGCTGATCGGCGTGGACCTCGGCCCGAATCTTTCGATCACCGGCTCGCTCGCGACGATCCTCTGGCTCTCGTCGACTCGACGGGAAGGCGAGGATGTGAGCTTCATGCAGTTCCTGAAGGTCGGCGTCGTCGTCATGCTTCCCGCGCTCGTCCTGTCGCTCGGCAGCCGACTCCTGACCGGACATTGA
- a CDS encoding response regulator: MRPPVLLPVHILVVDDYRDGAEAIATFLSLSGYGTQFVVSGAEVATAVALETPQIALLDINMPGMDGFAVARLLRQTPQTRDAVIIAFTAQDEGTIVKPAISAGFDAYCQKAQSLHRLLLLLNEVSN; the protein is encoded by the coding sequence GTGAGGCCACCGGTCCTTTTGCCGGTTCACATACTGGTCGTCGATGACTATCGCGACGGCGCGGAGGCGATTGCCACGTTCCTCTCGCTTTCGGGCTACGGCACGCAGTTCGTCGTCAGCGGTGCGGAAGTAGCTACTGCGGTTGCACTCGAAACGCCGCAGATTGCGCTCCTGGACATCAATATGCCGGGAATGGACGGTTTTGCCGTTGCCCGGCTGCTGCGTCAGACACCACAAACAAGGGACGCGGTCATCATCGCGTTCACCGCGCAGGACGAGGGGACGATCGTCAAACCCGCGATCTCGGCAGGCTTCGATGCTTACTGCCAGAAAGCTCAGTCCCTGCACAGGCTCCTGCTTCTTTTGAACGAAGTAAGCAACTAA
- a CDS encoding NIPSNAP family protein — protein MFYELTTLSCSLLEQDATSDGARRWVSDSDSTGVLLGSWRTEIGELAQIKVLRKFETMQELQHERERAYMNIKPFHIENAQIQLDFESYTLFPFLPEVEPVASHKFFEFRRYVLKPGGIAPTIAAWKQAMGPAKSYTSHLIANMYALDGPPRITHVWGFSSLEERMALRAHHYAEGLWPPTGGPQQIVKATSTICLSESWSPMR, from the coding sequence ATGTTCTACGAACTGACAACCCTTTCGTGCTCTCTGCTCGAGCAGGATGCTACCTCCGACGGCGCACGCCGCTGGGTGTCGGATTCCGATTCCACCGGCGTCCTCCTCGGATCATGGCGAACGGAAATTGGCGAACTTGCGCAGATCAAGGTTTTACGGAAGTTCGAGACTATGCAGGAACTGCAGCATGAACGTGAACGCGCCTATATGAACATCAAGCCGTTTCACATCGAAAACGCGCAGATTCAGCTGGATTTTGAAAGCTATACGTTGTTCCCTTTTCTGCCTGAAGTCGAACCAGTGGCATCGCACAAATTCTTTGAGTTTCGCCGCTACGTGTTGAAACCGGGTGGAATCGCGCCAACCATTGCAGCCTGGAAACAGGCAATGGGGCCGGCAAAATCCTACACCTCACACTTGATCGCAAACATGTACGCACTTGACGGTCCCCCGCGCATCACCCACGTCTGGGGATTTTCGAGTCTGGAGGAGCGTATGGCGCTGCGAGCACATCACTACGCCGAGGGTCTTTGGCCGCCTACGGGCGGTCCCCAGCAGATCGTGAAGGCAACCTCAACGATATGCCTGTCTGAATCGTGGTCGCCAATGCGCTGA
- a CDS encoding hybrid sensor histidine kinase/response regulator, with amino-acid sequence MDIFQKRQLWHAARNGLRKTNTLKPMGKIPTEGGEVSGLSRTAPVIVFDENLRVAAPTVACGVDLPPNTHVLDVPQMLGFPDWLPGSLAFQEMLQHVLSSGIPRLFACREASADSPYLTVLPRRDGNGSRILVCQAEPLIEAVDIPQGAAALNRTLNSPWYGRKAGATAHRFLLETLSRLKSAVEAAEIGTFYVPLPMGLIYWNAKCAEHFWMKPSDLVIDFDLFYSRLHPDDRARTRAAVEAAVGSGQNYDIEYRSLSEAGEVRWIRAKGGVRRDDCGTPVRFDGITIDVSKQKRLEHDRAHLLQNERLQRIEAEQDSQMKDTFIATASHELRTPLTAILGWVELLQRKPEDEGFVRRGAEVIRRNAMAQIRLVDDLLDSSRVAAGKLHMESGAIDLAEALEAEILAIEPLALRKRVALERSFASVAPVAGDAARLRQVFSNILTNALKHTASGGRIRVTLADDGASARIMVKDNGEGIPREFLETIFASFAQVDGSTTRKHGGLGLGLAISRKLVELHGGKIFALSDGPGKGATFVITLPHRAEQLGLAHGSIVPGPAVVDAPQPRLDGIRVLLVEDDADSLEALSEILLSSGVVVHSATSAAKADEILCNHSVDCLFSDICMPDEDGYSFISKLRTSGFSKPAFAVTALARSSDIDRALAAGFTGHLAKPVSAAVLVSLLRKLAVSHGGAA; translated from the coding sequence GTGGACATCTTCCAAAAACGTCAGCTATGGCATGCAGCCCGGAACGGTCTTCGAAAGACTAATACACTGAAACCCATGGGTAAAATTCCAACAGAAGGCGGAGAGGTATCCGGCTTGTCTCGAACTGCGCCGGTAATTGTCTTTGACGAAAATTTGCGGGTTGCGGCGCCCACTGTGGCCTGCGGGGTTGACTTGCCGCCCAATACGCATGTCCTCGACGTTCCTCAAATGCTCGGATTCCCGGACTGGCTGCCTGGATCGCTGGCCTTTCAGGAGATGCTTCAGCATGTGCTTTCCAGCGGAATTCCGAGACTTTTTGCCTGCCGGGAAGCTTCCGCCGATTCGCCTTATCTGACGGTTCTTCCTCGGCGGGATGGCAACGGCTCCCGAATCCTGGTGTGCCAAGCGGAACCCTTGATCGAGGCAGTGGATATTCCCCAAGGTGCGGCCGCGCTAAACCGGACACTAAATTCGCCTTGGTACGGTCGGAAAGCCGGGGCTACGGCGCATCGTTTTCTGCTTGAAACCTTGAGTCGATTGAAGTCAGCGGTCGAGGCAGCTGAGATTGGCACTTTTTACGTTCCATTGCCTATGGGGTTGATTTACTGGAACGCAAAATGTGCCGAACATTTCTGGATGAAACCGTCCGACCTCGTGATCGACTTTGATCTTTTCTATTCCCGGCTACATCCGGACGATCGCGCAAGGACGCGTGCTGCAGTCGAAGCCGCAGTCGGGAGCGGGCAGAACTACGACATTGAATACCGGTCCCTCTCAGAGGCCGGCGAAGTGAGGTGGATACGGGCGAAAGGCGGCGTGCGTCGCGACGATTGCGGAACGCCTGTGCGTTTCGACGGTATAACCATCGACGTTTCCAAGCAGAAGCGGCTAGAGCATGATCGCGCGCACCTGCTGCAAAACGAACGCCTTCAGCGTATTGAGGCCGAGCAGGACAGTCAGATGAAGGATACCTTCATAGCAACTGCGTCTCACGAGCTGCGCACGCCCCTCACGGCGATTCTGGGTTGGGTGGAACTCCTCCAGCGAAAACCGGAGGACGAAGGGTTTGTCCGTCGCGGCGCCGAGGTTATCAGGCGTAACGCAATGGCCCAGATCCGCCTTGTTGATGATCTGCTTGACTCGTCGAGGGTCGCCGCCGGTAAGTTGCACATGGAGTCTGGCGCCATTGATTTGGCGGAAGCATTAGAGGCTGAAATACTCGCTATCGAACCGCTCGCTCTGCGCAAGCGGGTGGCATTGGAACGCTCGTTTGCATCGGTTGCTCCGGTCGCTGGAGACGCGGCACGCTTACGGCAGGTTTTTTCAAATATCCTGACTAACGCGCTGAAGCACACGGCCTCAGGAGGGAGAATCCGGGTGACGCTGGCTGACGACGGTGCTAGTGCCCGTATTATGGTCAAGGACAACGGAGAGGGAATACCAAGGGAGTTTCTTGAAACGATCTTTGCTTCGTTCGCCCAGGTCGATGGGTCCACGACGCGCAAGCACGGGGGCCTCGGTCTTGGACTTGCAATCTCCCGCAAACTGGTCGAGCTGCACGGAGGCAAAATATTCGCGCTGAGTGACGGACCCGGGAAGGGCGCTACGTTCGTGATCACATTGCCGCACCGTGCGGAACAATTGGGCTTGGCTCATGGCTCGATCGTCCCTGGGCCCGCCGTCGTCGACGCGCCGCAACCGCGTCTAGACGGAATTCGGGTGCTACTGGTCGAAGATGATGCTGATTCCCTCGAAGCTCTGTCGGAGATTCTTCTTTCTTCCGGCGTCGTCGTTCATTCCGCGACTTCCGCCGCCAAAGCCGATGAAATACTTTGCAACCACAGCGTCGACTGCCTTTTTTCCGATATCTGCATGCCCGATGAAGATGGCTATTCGTTTATTTCAAAATTGCGGACATCGGGATTCAGCAAACCCGCCTTTGCAGTGACGGCGCTGGCGCGTTCCAGCGACATCGACCGCGCGCTTGCAGCAGGCTTCACGGGCCACCTTGCAAAGCCTGTTAGCGCCGCGGTGCTGGTGTCACTGCTGCGCAAACTTGCAGTGAGTCATGGTGGCGCGGCATGA
- a CDS encoding AraC family transcriptional regulator, whose product MDPLSQVIGLLRPRELSWRMIVVHEPWAIQFPAVDAVVFGQMIEGTCTLERGEVRLPLGPGDFMMMACPPQWIMQSGPEIEPIGMKTLFADPTALQRCDPAAPAARFLAGHFLFAEPNANHIRSLLSPIVHVRAVDVAAQRLGRLLNLLDDEATADRPGRSLALDRLLEVILVESLRHRATQVEGMRPGLLAGLADPRTSRALRVLHMEPSRAWTVAHLAREAGMSRAGFAARFAEIVGMPPIGYLSDWRMSLAKAALVSGKRPMIEIAEIAGYGSVSAFSTAFSRVTGLSPTAYSQRAAD is encoded by the coding sequence TTGGATCCTTTGTCGCAAGTTATCGGCCTGTTGCGGCCACGCGAGTTGAGCTGGCGCATGATTGTGGTGCACGAGCCTTGGGCCATTCAGTTTCCCGCCGTGGATGCGGTGGTGTTCGGGCAGATGATTGAGGGGACATGTACGCTCGAACGAGGCGAGGTTCGGCTGCCGTTAGGGCCCGGCGATTTCATGATGATGGCTTGCCCGCCGCAGTGGATCATGCAATCGGGCCCGGAGATCGAGCCGATCGGCATGAAGACGCTGTTTGCCGATCCGACGGCGCTTCAGAGGTGCGATCCCGCAGCGCCCGCCGCCCGATTCCTGGCGGGCCATTTCCTGTTCGCCGAGCCGAACGCCAATCATATTAGGAGCCTGCTTTCGCCGATCGTGCATGTGCGCGCGGTCGACGTGGCCGCACAGCGATTGGGCCGACTACTGAATCTGTTGGACGATGAAGCAACGGCGGACCGGCCGGGTCGTTCGTTGGCGCTGGATCGCCTCCTGGAGGTGATCCTTGTGGAGTCGTTGCGCCACCGAGCTACCCAAGTCGAAGGGATGCGGCCTGGACTTCTGGCGGGCCTGGCCGATCCGCGCACTAGCAGGGCACTGCGGGTGCTACACATGGAGCCGTCGCGCGCCTGGACGGTTGCCCATCTCGCGCGCGAAGCTGGCATGTCGCGTGCGGGGTTCGCGGCCCGCTTTGCCGAGATTGTCGGCATGCCGCCCATCGGCTATCTGTCGGATTGGCGCATGTCGCTGGCCAAAGCCGCCTTGGTGTCGGGCAAGCGGCCTATGATCGAAATAGCCGAGATTGCGGGTTACGGATCGGTCAGCGCCTTCAGTACCGCATTCAGCCGCGTCACAGGATTGTCGCCGACCGCCTACAGCCAAAGGGCCGCAGACTGA
- a CDS encoding DMT family transporter gives MSSAWIYPFIILGGILQAAGAPINGELKGTLVNPWLASSVSFLLVTFLAIAMFWIQPTPLPTLDDLRSMKRWAPLGGIVGAVAVFAGLTLVQKVGVGTLNGLTVCANLVASVAIDHFGLIGVAEHPLGWMRVLGTVLMVAGVALVMRF, from the coding sequence ATGAGCAGCGCGTGGATTTATCCCTTCATCATCCTGGGCGGCATTCTTCAGGCAGCGGGCGCTCCGATTAACGGCGAACTCAAAGGCACGCTCGTCAATCCGTGGCTTGCGTCCAGCGTGTCGTTTCTGCTCGTCACGTTCCTTGCCATCGCCATGTTCTGGATTCAGCCCACACCGTTGCCGACACTCGATGACCTGCGCAGCATGAAACGGTGGGCTCCGCTTGGCGGAATCGTCGGGGCCGTCGCGGTGTTTGCCGGTCTGACGCTCGTGCAGAAAGTAGGTGTCGGTACGCTCAATGGATTGACCGTTTGCGCCAACCTAGTCGCATCGGTTGCAATCGACCATTTCGGTTTAATCGGTGTGGCCGAGCATCCGCTGGGCTGGATGCGCGTGCTCGGCACTGTGCTGATGGTGGCGGGCGTCGCGCTTGTCATGCGCTTCTGA
- a CDS encoding sensor histidine kinase encodes MTLSDFIDSHLEALIDDWTAYARALSPAESQLTDEQLRNSARNLLTGIAADMRELQTARQAVEKSHGDRPSPNSAVNYVGRQHADDRLAHGFDVNDVVAEFRALRASVLRRWQAECLIDAASFHEMIRFNEAVDQMVAESVRRHSQRSERIRDLFAGVLAHDLRSPVGAILNSIQAVQLDKKLSSTSLRAITIALASAIRAKRLVDDLFIFARARLGSALPVELTQQDMGRICEGALEEVRASHPDASIRLQLKGELSGVWDGARIGQLFVNLLTNAVQHGSADVILHADGSVTDKVTVAVWNGGDPIPEQALPTIFNPLTRVSLEREQGSKPSGLGLGLFICRCIAEAHAGTITVESNTDGTVFKVQVPRFPADRAD; translated from the coding sequence ATGACCCTGTCAGACTTTATCGACTCGCATCTTGAGGCACTAATTGATGACTGGACCGCTTACGCGCGGGCACTCAGTCCCGCAGAAAGCCAGCTTACAGACGAACAGCTCCGCAATTCGGCGCGCAACCTGTTGACGGGCATCGCGGCAGATATGCGCGAACTTCAGACCGCCCGGCAGGCGGTTGAAAAGTCGCATGGCGACCGGCCGTCCCCCAATTCAGCGGTTAATTACGTTGGACGCCAGCACGCAGACGACCGTCTGGCCCACGGCTTTGATGTCAATGACGTTGTGGCCGAATTCCGTGCTTTAAGAGCCAGTGTCCTGCGACGATGGCAAGCGGAATGCCTCATCGACGCCGCAAGCTTTCACGAGATGATCCGTTTCAACGAAGCGGTCGATCAGATGGTTGCGGAGTCGGTGCGACGGCACTCGCAGCGCTCCGAACGCATCCGGGATCTGTTTGCCGGCGTGCTTGCTCATGATCTGCGCTCTCCGGTCGGCGCGATACTGAACTCGATACAGGCGGTTCAGCTCGACAAGAAACTCTCGTCCACGAGTCTTCGGGCGATCACCATTGCGCTAGCCAGCGCCATCAGGGCGAAACGGCTGGTTGATGACCTCTTTATCTTTGCGCGCGCGCGCCTCGGCTCCGCGCTTCCCGTGGAGCTGACGCAGCAGGATATGGGACGCATCTGTGAAGGGGCGCTCGAAGAGGTGCGCGCCTCGCATCCAGACGCAAGTATCCGGCTGCAACTCAAAGGCGAACTCAGCGGCGTGTGGGATGGTGCAAGGATAGGGCAGCTATTCGTCAACCTGCTGACCAATGCCGTCCAGCACGGTTCGGCGGACGTGATTCTGCATGCAGATGGCAGCGTCACCGATAAGGTGACTGTTGCCGTTTGGAATGGCGGCGACCCGATACCGGAGCAGGCGCTTCCGACCATTTTCAATCCCTTAACCCGTGTGAGTCTGGAGCGCGAGCAAGGGAGCAAACCGTCTGGCCTTGGGCTCGGTCTTTTCATTTGTCGCTGCATTGCCGAGGCTCATGCAGGAACAATCACTGTGGAATCGAATACGGACGGAACCGTCTTCAAGGTCCAGGTCCCCCGTTTTCCAGCCGATCGCGCTGACTGA
- a CDS encoding CHASE3 domain-containing protein: MAWVFFASATSFGYHRMLLAQRDWMEHTCRVMSTLGSILQRMTDAETGQRGYLFTSDKRYLAPYARAVEQLGSLSLQLRQLVRDSPVHLARVDTLDRALKDKRDELGNTIVVQDQEETGAARRMVLSNVGQERMDRIRLLIAQMRQTETELLLLRSDRAKSTERRMLTVTIVLAIFTICARPSIYFVKARPF, encoded by the coding sequence ATGGCGTGGGTCTTCTTCGCCTCGGCGACCTCCTTCGGCTATCACCGCATGCTGCTCGCTCAGCGCGATTGGATGGAGCATACCTGTCGAGTGATGTCGACGCTGGGGTCGATCCTTCAGCGAATGACCGATGCCGAGACCGGCCAAAGAGGCTACCTTTTCACGAGCGACAAGCGATATCTCGCGCCGTATGCCAGAGCAGTTGAGCAGTTGGGTTCGTTATCGCTTCAATTGCGCCAATTGGTCCGTGACAGCCCAGTGCATCTTGCGCGGGTGGATACGCTGGATCGAGCGTTGAAAGACAAGCGGGACGAACTGGGGAATACGATCGTGGTTCAGGATCAGGAGGAAACCGGAGCCGCTCGGCGTATGGTTCTCAGCAATGTCGGACAGGAACGCATGGACCGGATTCGCTTGCTGATCGCGCAGATGCGTCAGACGGAAACCGAGTTGCTGCTGCTTCGCTCAGATCGCGCAAAGTCGACAGAAAGGAGAATGCTCACAGTGACGATTGTGCTGGCAATCTTCACCATCTGCGCGCGTCCTAGTATTTACTTTGTGAAGGCGAGGCCCTTCTGA